A window of the Listeria swaminathanii genome harbors these coding sequences:
- a CDS encoding YktB family protein translates to MTFKGFSKKDFKTMQIPGLDARMAGIQNDIQPKFRAVGEELTTYLSAKLGDEMFLHIARHQRRSVNPPESTWLAICHDKRGYKKHPHFQVGLFDNYLFIWLAFIYENEESAKIANRFLKEKKLLADLPDNFAISPDHTEEKTYPVHDGQLEATLERFRDVKKGEFLVGKIYLPDDNHLSPGKDFIKEAEMVLDELIPLYKAALQ, encoded by the coding sequence ATGACTTTTAAAGGGTTTAGTAAGAAAGATTTTAAAACAATGCAAATTCCTGGGCTTGATGCACGTATGGCCGGAATTCAAAATGATATTCAACCGAAATTTAGAGCTGTTGGGGAAGAATTGACTACTTATTTAAGTGCCAAACTTGGCGATGAAATGTTTTTACATATTGCTCGTCACCAAAGACGTTCGGTTAATCCACCAGAAAGCACGTGGCTTGCGATTTGCCATGATAAACGTGGTTATAAAAAGCACCCTCATTTCCAAGTTGGGCTGTTTGATAATTATTTATTTATCTGGCTCGCTTTTATTTATGAAAATGAAGAAAGTGCCAAAATCGCCAATCGCTTTTTGAAAGAAAAGAAATTACTGGCTGACTTACCGGACAACTTTGCCATTTCCCCAGATCATACGGAAGAAAAAACGTATCCTGTGCATGACGGACAACTAGAGGCAACGCTTGAACGTTTCCGCGATGTGAAAAAAGGAGAATTTTTAGTTGGGAAAATTTATCTACCTGACGATAATCATTTGTCCCCAGGTAAAGACTTTATTAAAGAGGCTGAAATGGTGCTAGATGAGCTAATTCCGCTCTATAAGGCTGCGCTTCAATAA
- a CDS encoding DsbA family protein encodes MDISQIKAEVVTPEVGIHVGEASAPVKVMSFVNLRCPFCREWNEKSQDVLTEYIQAGKIELIIKPFDKEKESLQRGNVTHRYLDYSKPVETRETINKIYSTQDEWGSLSLSEVATYMETKLGLTEQDNKAASEKIIAEANAANVVFVPTVIVGEHIFDEHISPEELRALLDGELAK; translated from the coding sequence ATGGATATTAGTCAAATTAAAGCAGAAGTAGTAACACCGGAAGTAGGAATACACGTAGGGGAAGCGTCCGCACCAGTCAAAGTGATGTCATTCGTTAACTTACGTTGCCCATTCTGTAGAGAGTGGAACGAAAAATCCCAAGACGTTCTAACAGAATATATTCAAGCTGGAAAAATCGAATTAATCATTAAACCATTTGATAAAGAAAAAGAATCTTTACAACGTGGCAATGTAACGCACCGTTACTTAGATTATTCAAAACCTGTAGAAACGCGCGAAACAATTAATAAAATCTATAGCACGCAAGATGAATGGGGTAGCCTGTCACTTTCAGAAGTAGCTACTTATATGGAAACAAAATTAGGATTAACCGAACAAGATAACAAAGCAGCATCAGAGAAAATTATTGCTGAAGCAAACGCGGCAAATGTTGTATTTGTACCAACTGTTATTGTTGGTGAACATATTTTTGATGAGCATATCAGCCCAGAAGAATTACGTGCGTTACTTGACGGCGAACTGGCTAAATAA
- a CDS encoding ThiF family adenylyltransferase → MERYDRQMRVKNIGKAGQEKLLTKTILIVGVGAIGSYAAEICARIGFGKLILIDRDYVELSNLQRQSLFTEQDALDKQAKAYAASKALRMINSDIEIEYMVDDANVTSLTPYVGNIDYILDCTDNFMTREFLNQFCFIHQIPWIFTSCAGNYANLMPIIPPDSACLHCLLGDIPQTNAASCDVIGVDGALIPIVAGMQVSLLTQMILKPDFAANTYYQLDNWQFTFRSLEIKKRPDCPSCTTGKTLSEVPFSEQTVALCGRDTVQFRLPNKSNYREIKQLLTERKITYKENPALLSFNYEKFQFVIFKNGRVLLHGTENITEAKKIYHLFFN, encoded by the coding sequence TTGGAGCGTTATGATAGACAGATGCGCGTTAAAAACATCGGAAAAGCCGGTCAAGAAAAATTGCTCACGAAAACGATTTTGATTGTTGGTGTTGGGGCGATTGGCTCCTATGCCGCTGAAATTTGCGCGCGAATAGGTTTTGGAAAGTTAATTTTAATTGATCGTGACTATGTGGAACTAAGTAACTTGCAACGCCAATCACTTTTCACGGAACAAGATGCGTTAGACAAACAAGCAAAAGCGTATGCCGCGTCTAAAGCATTACGAATGATTAATAGTGATATTGAAATCGAATATATGGTTGATGATGCAAACGTGACAAGTTTAACTCCTTATGTCGGGAACATCGATTACATACTCGATTGTACCGATAATTTTATGACACGCGAATTTTTGAACCAGTTCTGTTTTATTCATCAAATTCCGTGGATTTTCACTTCTTGTGCCGGTAATTATGCTAATCTTATGCCGATTATTCCGCCTGATTCCGCTTGTTTGCACTGTTTACTTGGTGATATTCCTCAAACAAATGCGGCAAGTTGCGATGTTATTGGTGTCGATGGTGCGCTGATTCCAATCGTTGCTGGCATGCAAGTTTCCTTACTTACACAAATGATTTTAAAACCTGATTTTGCTGCAAATACATACTACCAACTAGATAATTGGCAATTTACTTTCCGGTCGCTTGAAATCAAAAAGCGCCCCGATTGCCCTAGTTGCACAACTGGGAAAACACTTTCAGAAGTCCCTTTTTCCGAGCAAACGGTTGCCCTTTGTGGACGGGATACAGTACAATTTCGATTGCCAAATAAAAGCAATTACCGCGAAATCAAACAACTGCTAACAGAACGAAAAATTACGTACAAAGAAAATCCTGCTTTACTCAGTTTCAATTACGAAAAGTTCCAATTTGTTATCTTTAAAAATGGGCGAGTTTTGCTCCATGGGACAGAAAATATAACAGAAGCAAAGAAAATATATCACTTATTTTTCAACTAA
- a CDS encoding UPF0223 family protein, which yields MEYSYPLNPDWTTEEMTIVVQFLEAIERAYEKGIDTQELKEKYRAFKQVVPAKGEEKRIGMDFEKASGYSAYRVMQLVKNATTSKIKMQP from the coding sequence ATGGAATACAGTTATCCACTAAATCCAGACTGGACAACCGAAGAAATGACGATTGTTGTACAATTTTTAGAAGCTATCGAACGAGCATATGAAAAAGGCATTGATACGCAAGAACTCAAAGAAAAGTACCGCGCGTTTAAACAAGTAGTACCTGCCAAAGGGGAAGAAAAACGTATCGGAATGGACTTTGAAAAAGCGAGCGGATATTCAGCTTACAGAGTCATGCAGCTCGTGAAAAACGCGACAACAAGCAAAATAAAAATGCAACCGTAA
- a CDS encoding dihydrolipoyllysine-residue acetyltransferase, giving the protein MAYSFKLPDIGEGIHEGEIVKWFVQPGDKIEEDESLFEVQNDKSVEEITSPVSGTIKEIKVAEGTVATVGQVLVTFDGVEGHEDDAEEESAAPKAESTESTPAPAQASGKGIFEFKLPDIGEGIHEGEIVKWFIQPGDKVEEDQSIFEVQNDKSVEEITSPVDGTVKDILVSEGTVATVGQVLVTFEGDFEGEASHESTPESPAEDAALANNDATSAPATGGNGTPSSKKDPNGLVIAMPSVRKYAREKGVNIAEVAGSGKNNRVIKADIDAFLNGEQPAAATTAQTEEKASAPKAEKAAAKQPVASSDAYPETREKLTPTRRAIAKAMVNSKHTAPHVTLMDEIEVTALMAHRKRFKEVAAEKGIKLTFLPYMVKALVATLRDFPVLNTTLDDATEELVYKHYFNVGIAADTDHGLYVPVIKNADKKSVFQISDEINELAGKARDGKLTADEMRHGSATISNIGSAGGQWFTPVINYPEVAILGVGRIAQKPIVKDGEIVAAPVLALSLSFDHRVIDGATAQKAMNNIKRLLNDPELLLMEV; this is encoded by the coding sequence ATGGCATATTCATTTAAATTACCGGATATCGGTGAAGGTATCCATGAAGGTGAAATCGTTAAATGGTTTGTACAACCAGGCGATAAGATTGAAGAAGATGAGTCCCTATTTGAAGTGCAAAACGACAAATCAGTGGAAGAAATCACTTCTCCAGTTTCAGGAACAATTAAAGAAATCAAAGTTGCAGAAGGTACAGTTGCTACAGTTGGACAAGTACTAGTAACATTTGATGGCGTAGAAGGTCACGAAGACGACGCTGAAGAAGAAAGCGCAGCACCAAAAGCAGAATCCACAGAATCAACTCCGGCACCGGCTCAAGCTAGCGGAAAAGGAATCTTTGAATTCAAATTACCAGATATCGGTGAAGGAATTCATGAAGGCGAAATTGTTAAATGGTTTATTCAACCGGGCGATAAAGTAGAAGAAGATCAGTCCATTTTTGAAGTACAAAACGACAAATCTGTCGAAGAAATTACTTCACCAGTAGATGGAACTGTTAAAGATATTTTAGTTAGCGAAGGAACAGTAGCGACAGTTGGTCAAGTATTAGTAACATTCGAAGGTGATTTTGAAGGAGAAGCAAGCCACGAATCAACTCCAGAATCTCCAGCAGAAGACGCTGCACTTGCTAACAACGATGCAACTTCCGCACCAGCAACAGGTGGAAACGGAACTCCATCATCTAAAAAAGATCCTAATGGCCTTGTAATTGCAATGCCTTCTGTACGTAAATATGCTCGTGAAAAAGGCGTTAATATCGCTGAAGTAGCAGGCTCTGGTAAAAACAACCGTGTAATCAAAGCAGATATCGATGCTTTCCTAAACGGCGAACAACCAGCTGCAGCAACAACTGCTCAAACAGAAGAAAAAGCATCTGCACCAAAAGCAGAAAAAGCTGCTGCAAAACAACCAGTTGCAAGCTCCGATGCTTACCCAGAAACACGCGAAAAATTAACACCAACTCGTCGTGCGATTGCAAAAGCAATGGTAAACTCGAAACATACAGCTCCACACGTTACTTTAATGGACGAAATCGAAGTAACTGCACTTATGGCTCACCGCAAACGTTTCAAAGAAGTGGCTGCCGAAAAAGGTATCAAACTTACTTTCTTACCTTATATGGTGAAAGCTCTTGTTGCAACGCTTCGTGACTTCCCAGTGCTTAACACAACTTTAGACGATGCAACTGAAGAACTTGTTTACAAACATTACTTCAACGTTGGTATCGCAGCAGATACAGATCACGGTTTATACGTACCAGTAATTAAAAATGCTGACAAAAAATCCGTATTCCAAATTTCTGATGAAATCAACGAACTAGCTGGAAAAGCACGTGATGGTAAATTAACAGCTGACGAAATGCGCCACGGTTCCGCAACTATTTCTAATATCGGTTCTGCCGGCGGACAATGGTTCACTCCAGTAATTAATTACCCAGAAGTTGCTATCCTAGGTGTTGGTCGTATTGCACAAAAACCTATCGTAAAAGATGGCGAAATTGTTGCAGCACCAGTACTAGCTCTTTCCTTAAGCTTTGACCACCGTGTAATTGACGGCGCAACAGCTCAAAAAGCAATGAACAATATTAAACGTTTATTAAACGATCCAGAATTATTACTAATGGAGGTGTAA
- a CDS encoding flavin reductase family protein, producing the protein MKQRVETEKFYPAYPVFVLTYLNEVGEPQMSTGSSSYTLGDSIVIGVSAESNASKHIYAGQKFAVNFPNTEQLGLIEQGGFSSGKRNDKIKVHQIELTKSNNGGVAYIDACPIVLECTVTQTVSDADYHTIFAKINTRLFEKNLLDSDGHFIHEELDLVLFSGDANERKFRQLATKTEKVGGHS; encoded by the coding sequence ATGAAACAGCGCGTAGAAACAGAAAAATTTTATCCGGCTTATCCAGTTTTTGTATTAACATATTTGAATGAGGTTGGAGAACCGCAAATGTCAACGGGGTCATCATCGTACACACTAGGAGATAGTATCGTTATCGGCGTATCTGCAGAAAGTAATGCTAGCAAACATATATACGCTGGCCAAAAATTTGCCGTGAATTTTCCAAACACAGAGCAGTTAGGACTAATTGAACAAGGCGGATTCTCGTCAGGAAAGCGCAACGATAAAATAAAAGTTCATCAAATCGAATTAACCAAAAGTAATAACGGGGGAGTAGCTTACATTGATGCGTGTCCGATTGTTCTTGAGTGCACCGTAACTCAAACAGTTTCAGACGCGGACTATCATACAATCTTTGCTAAAATCAATACACGACTATTTGAAAAAAATTTGCTGGATTCAGATGGTCATTTTATTCACGAAGAACTCGATTTAGTTCTGTTCTCAGGCGATGCTAATGAACGTAAATTCAGGCAACTGGCAACAAAAACAGAAAAAGTTGGCGGTCATTCATAA
- a CDS encoding alpha-ketoacid dehydrogenase subunit beta: MAQKTMIQAITDALAVELEKDENVLVFGEDVGKNGGVFRATEGLQEKFGEERVFDTPLAESGIGGLAIGLALEGFRPVPEIQFFGFVFEVMDSVAGQMARMRYRTGGTRNAPITIRAPFGGGVHTPEMHADNLEGLMAQSPGLKVVIPSTPYDAKGLLISAIRDNDPVIFLEHMKLYRSFREEVPEGEYTVEIGKAAVRREGTDVSIITYGAMVQESMKAAEALEKEGVSVEVIDLRTISPIDVDTIIASVKKTNRAVVVQEAQKQAGIAANIVAEINDHAILSLEAPVMRVAAPDSVFPFSQAETVWLPNHNDIIERVKEVIAF, translated from the coding sequence ATGGCGCAAAAAACAATGATTCAAGCGATTACAGATGCGCTTGCAGTAGAACTTGAAAAAGACGAAAACGTATTAGTTTTTGGGGAAGACGTTGGTAAAAATGGCGGCGTATTCCGTGCAACAGAAGGTTTACAAGAAAAATTCGGCGAAGAGCGTGTATTCGATACTCCTTTAGCTGAATCTGGTATTGGCGGTCTTGCTATCGGTCTTGCACTTGAAGGCTTCCGTCCAGTTCCTGAAATTCAATTCTTTGGTTTCGTATTTGAAGTAATGGATTCCGTTGCTGGTCAAATGGCTCGTATGCGTTACCGTACAGGCGGAACTCGTAATGCTCCAATCACAATTCGCGCACCATTTGGTGGTGGCGTTCATACACCAGAAATGCACGCGGATAACTTAGAAGGCTTAATGGCTCAATCTCCTGGTTTAAAAGTGGTAATTCCATCCACTCCATACGATGCAAAAGGTCTTTTAATCTCAGCTATTCGTGATAACGACCCAGTTATCTTCCTAGAACATATGAAATTATACCGTTCTTTCCGTGAAGAAGTTCCAGAAGGCGAATACACAGTAGAAATTGGTAAAGCAGCTGTTCGTCGTGAAGGTACAGATGTTTCTATCATCACTTACGGTGCAATGGTACAAGAATCTATGAAAGCAGCAGAAGCTCTTGAAAAAGAAGGCGTATCTGTTGAAGTTATCGATTTACGTACAATTAGCCCAATTGATGTAGATACAATCATTGCTTCCGTTAAGAAAACAAACCGTGCTGTAGTTGTTCAAGAAGCACAAAAACAAGCTGGTATTGCAGCTAATATCGTTGCTGAAATTAACGATCATGCAATCCTTTCTCTAGAAGCTCCAGTTATGCGTGTTGCTGCTCCAGATAGCGTATTCCCGTTCTCTCAAGCAGAAACAGTTTGGTTACCTAATCACAACGATATCATCGAACGTGTAAAAGAAGTTATCGCATTTTAA
- the lpdA gene encoding dihydrolipoyl dehydrogenase produces the protein MVVGDFPEERDTIVIGAGPGGYVAAIRAAQLGQKVTIIEKEYYGGVCLNVGCIPSKALITIGHRFKEAGHSDNMGITADNVNLDFTKAQEWKGGVVNKLTSGVKGLLKKNKVEMLEGEAFFVDDHSLRVIHPDSAQTYTFNNVIIATGSRPIEIPGFKYGKRVLSSTGALALTEVPKKLVVIGGGYIGTELGGAFANLGTELTILEGGPEILPTYEKDMVSLVKRNLKSKNVEMVTKALAKSAEETENGVKVTYEANGETKTIEADYVLVTVGRRPNTDEIGLEQAGVKVTERGLVEVDKQGRSNVSNIFAIGDIVPGVPLAHKASYEAKIAAEAIAGEKSENDYTALPAVVFSDPELATVGLTEKEAKEKGFDVKAAKFPFGGNGRALSLDAPEGFVRLVTRKEDGLVIGAQVAGMNASDIISEIGLAIESGITAEDIALTIHAHPSLGELTMEAAELALGRPIHM, from the coding sequence ATGGTAGTAGGCGATTTTCCAGAAGAAAGAGACACCATAGTCATCGGTGCAGGCCCAGGTGGGTATGTAGCCGCAATCCGAGCTGCACAACTCGGACAAAAAGTTACCATTATTGAAAAAGAATATTACGGCGGCGTGTGCTTAAACGTTGGATGTATTCCTTCTAAAGCACTTATCACAATTGGTCACCGTTTTAAAGAAGCTGGACACTCTGATAACATGGGTATTACAGCGGACAACGTGAACCTAGATTTCACAAAAGCACAAGAATGGAAAGGCGGCGTAGTTAACAAGCTTACATCAGGTGTTAAAGGCCTTCTTAAGAAAAATAAAGTAGAAATGTTAGAAGGAGAAGCGTTCTTCGTGGATGATCATTCCTTGCGTGTGATTCACCCTGATTCCGCTCAAACTTATACATTCAACAACGTTATCATTGCAACAGGATCTCGTCCAATCGAAATCCCAGGTTTCAAATATGGTAAACGTGTATTAAGCTCAACTGGTGCACTTGCACTAACAGAAGTTCCGAAAAAATTAGTCGTAATTGGCGGCGGATATATCGGAACAGAACTAGGTGGAGCATTCGCTAACCTTGGTACAGAACTAACTATCCTTGAGGGTGGTCCAGAAATCTTACCAACTTACGAAAAAGATATGGTTTCCCTAGTTAAACGTAATCTGAAAAGCAAAAACGTTGAAATGGTTACTAAAGCACTTGCAAAATCTGCGGAAGAAACTGAAAACGGCGTTAAAGTAACTTATGAAGCTAATGGTGAAACAAAAACTATCGAAGCTGATTATGTTTTAGTAACAGTAGGTCGTCGTCCCAATACAGACGAAATCGGTTTAGAACAAGCTGGCGTTAAAGTAACAGAACGCGGTTTAGTAGAAGTTGACAAACAAGGTCGCTCGAACGTTTCTAACATTTTCGCAATTGGTGACATCGTTCCTGGTGTTCCTCTAGCTCACAAAGCTAGCTATGAAGCAAAAATCGCTGCTGAAGCAATTGCTGGTGAAAAATCCGAAAACGACTATACAGCACTTCCAGCTGTTGTTTTCAGTGATCCAGAACTTGCAACAGTTGGCTTAACAGAAAAAGAAGCAAAAGAAAAAGGCTTTGATGTAAAAGCTGCTAAATTCCCATTCGGTGGTAACGGTCGTGCGCTTTCTTTAGATGCACCTGAAGGATTTGTTCGTCTAGTTACTCGTAAAGAAGATGGCCTAGTTATCGGCGCACAAGTTGCCGGAATGAACGCTTCTGATATTATTTCAGAAATCGGCTTAGCAATCGAATCAGGTATTACAGCTGAAGACATCGCGCTTACTATTCACGCTCACCCATCACTTGGAGAGCTTACAATGGAAGCAGCTGAACTTGCTTTAGGTCGCCCAATTCACATGTAA
- a CDS encoding malate dehydrogenase translates to MPSKKKKIVVIGRSNLQNLYIHTVLLKKLPAEIYLIDDQAKTSVQDFDYASYYHATATIHTGTFNDCRNADIVVFFQEEMSNASFSTEDNVALIKEKVKKMMATGFQGIVLVATAESNVVASLIKRFSGLPANQIITLGTMLATSYFQVEIAKLFKISPKNVHGYIIGDNAHDVIPVWSRAFLGGKPILSYLAEEQKRITSEDLQNLTKMMTKIPDFPFENKDGCTFRFSTVTVLAELTEVILRDEARVLTVGVEVKEAYGLEQPVFISVPAVIGAEGVRELLELNLSDDEQKELKQIATKTTEKLDVLQLNKGGIS, encoded by the coding sequence ATGCCATCTAAGAAGAAAAAAATTGTCGTTATCGGCAGAAGCAATTTACAAAATCTCTATATTCATACAGTTCTTTTAAAAAAGCTACCAGCCGAGATATACTTAATAGATGATCAAGCGAAAACGAGTGTGCAAGATTTTGACTATGCGAGCTATTATCACGCAACAGCCACAATCCATACAGGAACTTTCAATGATTGTCGCAACGCTGATATTGTTGTATTTTTCCAAGAAGAAATGTCAAATGCTTCATTTTCAACTGAAGATAATGTCGCGCTAATCAAAGAAAAAGTGAAGAAAATGATGGCGACAGGTTTCCAAGGAATTGTTTTAGTCGCAACCGCGGAAAGCAATGTAGTAGCCTCATTAATTAAACGTTTTTCTGGTTTGCCCGCAAATCAAATTATCACACTTGGCACCATGCTTGCCACTTCTTATTTTCAAGTAGAAATTGCTAAATTATTTAAAATTAGCCCGAAAAATGTTCACGGGTATATCATTGGCGACAATGCGCACGATGTCATTCCCGTTTGGAGTAGGGCCTTTCTTGGCGGCAAGCCAATTTTAAGCTATTTAGCCGAAGAACAAAAACGAATCACATCAGAGGATTTACAAAATTTAACGAAAATGATGACAAAAATTCCCGATTTCCCGTTTGAAAATAAAGATGGCTGTACTTTCCGTTTCAGTACCGTAACTGTTCTTGCCGAATTAACCGAAGTCATTTTGCGAGATGAAGCGAGAGTTCTAACAGTTGGCGTTGAAGTGAAAGAAGCGTACGGCCTGGAACAACCAGTTTTTATTAGCGTTCCGGCTGTGATTGGGGCAGAAGGAGTCAGGGAATTACTCGAGTTAAATTTATCCGATGATGAACAAAAAGAATTAAAGCAAATCGCCACAAAAACCACCGAGAAATTGGACGTATTGCAACTTAACAAAGGAGGGATTAGTTAA
- the pdhA gene encoding pyruvate dehydrogenase (acetyl-transferring) E1 component subunit alpha, whose amino-acid sequence MASKTKKAIIDVKKQFEAVHKQFELVQILNEKGEIVNPDLMPDLTDDQLVELMTRMVWTRVLDQRSISLNRQGRLGFYAPTAGQEASQLASHYALEKHDYILPGYRDVPQLIWHGLPLTKAFLFSRGHFVGNQFPEDLNVLSPQIIIGAQIVQAAGVALGLKKRKKDAVVITYTGDGGSSQGDFYEGMNFAGAYHAPAIFVVQNNKFAISTPREKQSAAETLAQKAVAAGIPGVQVDGMDPLAVYAVTKFARERAVAGEGPTLIETMTYRYGPHTLSGDDPTRYRTKELDGEWELKDPIVRFRTFLEAKGLWNEEKENAVIDQAKEEIKVAIKEADATPKQTVTDLLKNMYETPTAPIKEQLAIYEAKESK is encoded by the coding sequence ATGGCTTCTAAAACAAAGAAGGCTATTATCGACGTAAAGAAACAATTTGAGGCTGTTCATAAACAATTTGAATTAGTTCAAATTTTGAATGAAAAAGGAGAAATCGTTAATCCAGATTTAATGCCGGATTTAACTGATGATCAATTAGTAGAATTAATGACTCGCATGGTTTGGACTCGTGTACTTGACCAACGTTCTATCTCACTTAACCGTCAAGGACGTCTAGGTTTCTATGCTCCAACTGCTGGACAAGAAGCTTCTCAACTTGCAAGCCACTATGCGCTTGAAAAACATGACTATATTCTTCCGGGTTACCGTGATGTGCCACAACTTATCTGGCACGGACTTCCACTTACAAAAGCGTTCTTGTTCTCTCGTGGACATTTTGTAGGTAACCAATTCCCTGAAGATTTAAATGTATTATCACCACAAATCATCATCGGTGCACAAATTGTTCAAGCTGCCGGTGTTGCTCTAGGTCTTAAAAAACGTAAAAAAGATGCTGTTGTAATCACTTATACAGGTGATGGCGGTTCTTCCCAAGGTGACTTCTATGAAGGAATGAACTTTGCGGGTGCTTACCATGCTCCAGCGATTTTCGTAGTACAAAACAACAAATTCGCGATTTCTACACCTCGTGAAAAACAATCAGCTGCTGAAACATTAGCTCAAAAAGCAGTTGCAGCCGGAATCCCAGGCGTACAAGTAGACGGAATGGATCCACTTGCAGTATATGCTGTAACTAAATTCGCTCGTGAACGTGCAGTTGCTGGTGAAGGCCCAACATTAATCGAAACTATGACTTACCGTTATGGTCCACATACACTTTCTGGTGATGATCCAACTCGTTACCGTACAAAAGAACTTGACGGTGAATGGGAACTTAAAGATCCAATCGTTCGCTTCCGTACTTTCTTAGAAGCTAAAGGACTTTGGAACGAAGAAAAAGAAAATGCTGTTATCGATCAAGCAAAAGAAGAAATTAAAGTAGCTATTAAAGAAGCAGACGCTACACCAAAACAAACAGTGACTGATCTTCTTAAAAATATGTACGAAACACCAACTGCTCCTATCAAAGAGCAACTGGCAATCTATGAAGCGAAGGAGTCGAAATAA
- the def gene encoding peptide deformylase, whose amino-acid sequence MLTMDDIVREGHPALREVATEVTFPLSDEEKKLGRDMLEFLINSQDEELAEKYGLRGGVGIAAPQLAVTKRFLAIHVHDEKDRLYSYVLYNPKIRSHSVQQACLSGGEGCLSVDREVPGYVVRSERVTIDAFDENGTPLKLRFKDYPAIVIQHEIDHLNGIMFYDHINKENPSYLPPDVDVFG is encoded by the coding sequence ATGCTTACAATGGACGATATTGTACGAGAAGGTCATCCGGCGCTTCGAGAAGTTGCGACTGAAGTGACTTTCCCGCTTTCAGATGAAGAAAAAAAATTAGGACGTGATATGCTTGAATTCCTAATTAACAGTCAAGATGAAGAGTTGGCGGAAAAATATGGTTTACGTGGTGGCGTTGGAATTGCAGCTCCACAACTCGCTGTAACCAAACGATTCCTAGCTATTCATGTACATGATGAAAAAGATCGTCTTTATAGTTATGTGCTTTATAATCCAAAAATCCGCAGTCACTCTGTACAACAAGCTTGTCTTTCCGGTGGTGAAGGTTGCCTTTCTGTTGACCGCGAAGTTCCTGGTTACGTCGTGCGTAGTGAACGTGTGACAATCGATGCATTTGACGAAAATGGTACACCGCTTAAATTGCGTTTTAAAGATTATCCAGCGATTGTAATTCAACACGAAATCGATCATTTGAACGGTATTATGTTTTATGATCATATTAATAAAGAAAATCCATCTTACTTGCCACCAGATGTGGACGTATTTGGTTAA
- a CDS encoding magnesium transporter CorA family protein has protein sequence MHQIFKSDETGKLIELEEVTRNCWINIVAPTSEEINKIADNYEIPLEFLEDPLDKDESARIERDDDSDSVLIVCDFPVVDEDDIHYASFETIPMGIIITKDYFITICTIDSSIVQSFIRNRIKGFYTHMKTRFALQILYMISTTFLRHLKRLNRQTDEIEKELHESMKNKQLYDLMGIEKSLVYFVTALKSNKVVLDKMMRQNIVKMYEEDQDLLEDVIIENRQGIEMAEVHSNILSGMMDAYASIISNNMNIVMKFLTSFTIILTIPTMVFSFYGMNVKLPFMDTPMAWMLTLGFAFGIAGALAIVFWRRKFF, from the coding sequence ATGCATCAAATTTTCAAATCAGATGAAACTGGCAAATTAATTGAATTAGAAGAAGTGACCCGCAATTGTTGGATTAATATCGTTGCCCCTACTTCAGAAGAAATAAATAAAATTGCCGATAACTATGAAATTCCTTTGGAGTTCTTAGAAGATCCACTAGATAAAGATGAAAGTGCCCGGATTGAACGCGATGACGACTCGGATTCCGTTTTAATTGTCTGTGACTTTCCGGTAGTTGATGAAGATGATATTCATTACGCTTCATTTGAAACCATTCCGATGGGGATAATTATTACAAAAGACTATTTTATTACGATTTGTACGATTGATTCTTCTATTGTACAGTCATTTATTCGAAACCGGATTAAAGGTTTTTATACACATATGAAAACACGGTTCGCTTTGCAAATTTTATACATGATTTCGACTACGTTCTTGCGTCACTTAAAACGCTTGAATCGCCAAACAGATGAAATCGAAAAAGAATTACATGAATCCATGAAAAATAAACAACTTTATGATTTAATGGGGATTGAAAAAAGTTTGGTTTACTTTGTTACAGCCCTTAAATCAAACAAAGTCGTACTGGATAAAATGATGCGCCAAAATATCGTTAAAATGTACGAGGAAGATCAAGACTTATTAGAAGATGTTATTATTGAAAATCGTCAAGGTATCGAAATGGCGGAAGTTCACTCGAATATTTTGAGCGGGATGATGGATGCTTATGCTTCAATTATCTCGAACAATATGAATATCGTGATGAAATTCCTTACTTCTTTTACCATTATCTTGACGATTCCGACGATGGTGTTTAGTTTTTACGGCATGAACGTAAAATTACCGTTTATGGACACACCGATGGCTTGGATGCTTACGCTTGGTTTTGCTTTCGGAATTGCCGGAGCACTTGCGATTGTATTCTGGCGTAGGAAATTCTTTTAA